The following coding sequences are from one Salvia hispanica cultivar TCC Black 2014 chromosome 3, UniMelb_Shisp_WGS_1.0, whole genome shotgun sequence window:
- the LOC125217008 gene encoding VQ motif-containing protein 11-like: MASSSDLNPSPSFFTRFDPNSIFVQADPSTFRAVVQRLTGKTISGDIGPRRPAFKLQERRPTAIKLVKLHNSPAISHRRLAGEGMLMASPVSPLECMAAPEERGSGEKGFYLQPSPLSTPRGSHPPELLPLFPLRSPTDN; encoded by the coding sequence ATGGCATCTTCGTCCGACCTGAACCCGAGCCCATCATTCTTCACCAGATTCGACCCGAACTCCATCTTCGTCCAAGCCGACCCATCCACGTTCCGGGCCGTGGTCCAGCGCCTCACCGGAAAAACCATCTCCGGCGACATAGGTCCCCGGAGGCCAGCCTTCAAGCTCCAAGAGCGGCGCCCAACCGCCATCAAACTCGTCAAGCTGCATAATTCTCCGGCGATAAGTCACCGGAGACTCGCCGGAGAAGGCATGTTGATGGCGTCTCCGGTTTCGCCGCTGGAGTGCATGGCGGCGCCGGAGGAAAGAGGCAGTGGAGAAAAGGGATTTTATTTGCAGCCGAGCCCGTTGAGCACGCCGAGAGGTTCCCACCCGCCGGAGCTGCTGCCGCTCTTCCCTCTGCGTTCACCCACagataattag